A region of Nostoc sp. 'Peltigera membranacea cyanobiont' N6 DNA encodes the following proteins:
- a CDS encoding PEP-CTERM sorting domain-containing protein has product MKNLALLSAIVLTITSGLVFGTMEAASALTWKWNYSGTGIEAIGNFTTNNTPNDLGFYQILEITGTRNGETITGLQPVETPIPGNEPFDVDNLISLNTQQLTRDGFGYSTSGGNYSSPLFANFLPTPSYLEVFSAPPLTPGSENFGIEDSELPISFSATIITP; this is encoded by the coding sequence ATGAAAAATCTAGCTCTACTATCTGCCATAGTCCTCACCATCACATCTGGATTAGTTTTCGGTACAATGGAAGCGGCCTCTGCTTTAACTTGGAAGTGGAATTATTCTGGTACTGGTATAGAGGCAATTGGTAATTTTACCACTAATAACACTCCTAACGATTTGGGTTTTTATCAGATTTTGGAAATTACTGGTACACGAAATGGTGAAACAATTACTGGCCTCCAACCTGTAGAGACTCCAATTCCAGGAAACGAACCTTTTGATGTTGACAATTTAATTAGTCTTAATACTCAGCAGTTAACGCGTGATGGTTTTGGGTATTCTACATCAGGGGGAAACTATTCTAGTCCGCTTTTCGCTAATTTCTTACCAACACCAAGTTATTTAGAAGTTTTTTCTGCGCCACCACTGACACCAGGTTCTGAAAATTTTGGCATCGAAGATAGTGAGTTACCTATTAGTTTTTCTGCAACCATAATCACCCCTTAA